The Bacteroides fragilis NCTC 9343 genome includes the window TATTAAAGATCGTTTGCCCGAAGACAAAGTGAAAAATATGAGTTTCGATACTGATACACTTAGTTTCAATGTGGATCCTGTAGGACAACTGACCCTGAGAATTATTGAACGGGAACCCAGTAAATGTATTAAGTTTGAGACTACCAATTCGCCTCTACCTTTTAATATGTGGATTCAGCTTGTGGCTGTATCCGAAGAAGAATGTAAACTAAAGGTAACTATTGGGCTGGAAATCAATCCGTTTATGAAAGCGATGGTACAGAAACCTTTGAATGAAGGATTGGAAAAGATGGCTGATATGTTATCTATGATACAATATTAATAGCTATGGCACAGAAACTTTGGGAAAAATCAGTTGAGGTAAATAAGGATATAGAGCGATTTACCGTTGGACGTGACCGTGAGATGGATCTTTATCTTGCAAAGCATGATGTACTTGGTTCGATGGCTCATATCACGATGCTCGAAAGTATCGGATTGCTCACAAAGGAAGAATTAGCTCAGTTGCTGACCGAACTGAAAGATATATATGCTTCTGCGGAGAGAGGCGAGTTTGTAATAGAAGAAGGAGTTGAAGACGTGCACTCGCAGGTAGAACTGATGCTTACGCGTCGTTTGGGTGATGTCGGTAAGAAGATTCATAGCGGGCGTTCTCGTAATGATCAGGTGTTGCTTGATCTGAAACTTTTCACTCGTACTCAGATCAGAGAAGTAGCAGAGGCTGTAGAGCAATTGTTTCATGTTCTGATTCGTCAAAGTGAGCGTTACAAGAATGTTCTGATGCCGGGTTATACTCATTTGCAAATTGCGATGCCTTCTTCGTTCGGGCTTTGGTTTGGAGCGTATGCTGAGAGTTTGGTAGATGATATGCTTTTCCTGCAGGCTGCTTTTAAGATGTGCAATAAGAATCCTTTGGGCTCCGCTGCCGGATATGGCTCTTCATTCCCGCTGAACCGCACGATGACTACGGAATTGCTGGGATTCGATTCTTTAAACTATAATGTAGTGTATGCCCAGATGGGACGTGGAAAGATGGAACGCAATGTCGCTTTTGCCTTGGCTACGCTTGCAGGAACGATTTCTAAATTGGCTTTTGATGCTTGTATATTCAATAGCCAGAATTTTGGTTTCGTGAAGTTGCCGGATGAATGTACAACCGGATCAAGCATTATGCCACATAAAAAGAATCCGGATGTGTTCGAACTGACACGTGCCAAATGTAATAAGTTACAATCGTTGCCGCAGCAGATTATGATGATTGCCAATAATCTGCCTTCCGGATATTTCCGTGATTTACAGATTATAAAGGAAGTCTTTTTACCGGCTTTTCAGGAGTTGAAAGATTGTCTGCAGATGACTACCTATATCATGAATGAAATTAAGGTGAATGAGCATATCCTCGATGATGATAAATACCTTTTTATTTTTAGTGTAGAAGAGGTGAATCGTCTGGCACGTGAAGGTATGCCATTCCGGGATGCTTATAAGAAAGTAGGGCTGGATATTGAAGCCGGTCACTTTTCGCATGACAAGCAAGTACATCACACCCATGAAGGAAGTATTGGCAATTTGTGTAATGATGAGATTTCCGCATTGATGCAACGTACCATCGAGGGTTTCAACTTTCAAGGTATGGAACAGGCGGAGAAGACCTTGTTGGGGCGTAAATGATCCATCCAGACCATGCATAGAGTTATCTCTTTTGCATGGTCTTTGATTATAAAATATCCTTTTCCACCTTTATTGAAATATTTTCATCGGAAAAAGTTTGGCAGAAAGGTAGAAACTACTTATCTTTGCACCCGTTGAAAAAATGCGGAAATAGCTCAGTTGGTAGAGCATAACCTTGCCAAGGTTAGGGTCGCGAGTTCGAGTCTCGTTTTCCGCTCTCTTTGAAAGGATGCTCGAATGGTGGAATGGTAGACACGAAGGACTTAAAATCCTTTGGCCATTGCGGCTGTGCGGGTTCAAGTCCCGCTTCGAGTACTTGAAGGGACGAACGGTGATTTTCACTGTTCGTCTCTCTCTTTTTATCCCTATTATTCGTTGGAAATGAGTAGTTTAGCATAAAGAATTGATTGACTGTTTTAGGTTCAATATGCTCGTTATTTTTGTCGTAGATAAATCCGTCAGGAAATACCAATTTCTGCAATCTCCTTCTTCCTTCTAATCCTTGTAATTCCCATAAATTGAATAAGTTAGAACGCATTGCGAACGCATAATCAATGAATTTATCAAGGTTCAATATTTCTGTGTTCACCTTTGAATATTCTACCTGTAAACCTCTGATTTCTGCCTCTAATCTCGTCATTACCTTTACGCAAATCTCTTGTTTCTTTGTATCGGAACAAAGTGCATAATTGGTTTCGACTTGCTCCAGTTCTTTTTCCTTTGCTTTGATATTGGATTTGATGGACTGGGCTCTTTCTTTATTTTCTTTATTCATGTTTTCAAAGGTGATGGTTAGTTGCAGTTTTAAAAGTTCTGAGACTTTATCAGATAGTACATACTTGTTTGCTTCTTCCTCAAAGGCTTCATGTACGTTTTTGGTTGAACTGTTATACTTGCATCCTTTGCGGCTGCAAACATAATAACCAATATCGGTACGCCCGAATTTCTTTCGCATCTTAGTTGATATACTTGCGGATAGATTATTGCCACAACAGGGACATTTGATGCTGCCTAGTAATGGTGCATACTCCTTATCTATCTTTTGTTCATATCCACTATGGTTTTTGGATAACTCTCCATTTACTTTCAAGAAAATTTCTTTTGGTATCAATGGAGGATGATTTCCTTGTACAATATCCCCTTGCAAGAATTTATGTGCCATATAGCCACAATAAAAAGGGTTCTTGAACAGTTCTGATAGCTTCTGTTTACAGATATGGAAACCTTCTGCTGCCAGTCTATGCCTGATTTCTTCGTTAGATAGTTTGTTATTGGCTTTCCAAAGGAATGCTTTTCTTATTAGTTTCCCTTCTTCATTGATGGTTATAATCTGCTCTTTCTTTGTTGTCTTTTGGTCATATCCTCTTGGAGCTTTACCAATCCATCTACCTTTTAGTAATGCTTTTACGCTGTTTTCAACAGTTGTTGCTCTCTTTTCGTCATTTTGAAACCTTGCATTTGCAAGTTCCATGAGTTGCATATACTTTCCGACTGGTGTACGTGGGTCATAATTTGATGTTGCAGATACTACGTATGCTCCTCTAGCTTCTACCTCTTCAATAATGGTTGTACTTCCCGTTCTACTGAAACGGGAGGTACTGAACACTATGACGGTTTTTATTACTTGGCTACTGCCTTTTTTATTACTCTGCTTGATGAAGGCTAACATACGGCTAAATTCTTTGCGTTCCTTATCGCTCTTTGCTGATTCGTATGTTCCTCCAAACTCACCGACAATATTGTATGAGTGCATGTTTGCGTACTCTCTGCATTTGTCTATTTGCACCTCTAGACTTTGACCGTCTACTTGTTCACTGGAACTAACACGGGTATAGATGATGGCATTGCCGCCTACTTGTTCTTTTTGCTGTTTTTTGCCTTTAGCAAAGCCTTTTAATTCAAAATTCTCCATATTGTGTATCTTTTTTGTTATATGCCTCATAGCTCAAAAGTGAAAAAGCATATAGTGTATCAATTAATTCTTTTGCATCCTCTTGGGATATTCCTTTGAAGTTGCGGTTCTCTTTGATGGTATCTAAGTTTAAATACTGTGCATTCATATTGTATTTCTATTACAAAGTTCATTATTAGTAAATTAAAGGGAAAAAGAAAGTGAATGTTAGACTGTTTATTAGTATTATTTTGCATTTCACTATTCCGCACTCCGCATTTCCGCACTATCCACCTCAGAAAATTCGTTCTCAACTTCTTCATTAGCTTCGTGCTTGGCACAATATTCTTCATATTCCTCTATCCATTTCTTGATAGTCTTATCGCTTTTACCGATGATTTTAGCTATTTCTCTATAGCTTTTGCCTTCTTTGTAAAGTTGATGGGCTTTTTCTTTTTCAGGGGTAATATCAGCTTCCCCCTTCAATAATTTTTTTCATCGGCATAGCCTTCTTCCTTGAATTCAATAAAACAATCATCTCGTTTCTCTATAGAGCAGACAAGGACACGCCCTTCATGTAAAGTTATGGGACAGCTTCGGGCTTTTAGTTGTTTTATATAAACTTTATTTATCTCTCCTGTGGTCTTCCCGATACAAAAGCAAGCATCTATAAAGTTGCTAATTTGCTTACTGCCTCCAAGTCTATCTAATGTGATAACTCCTTTACTTTGCAGTTTTGGAGAATGTCCTAACAAAAGAATGCTTGCGCCTAACTTGTTCATAAATGTCCTAAATTCAATGGTGAACCTTGCAGCTTGTTCCGTATCAGATAAATTAGGATGTAGACACGTGATGTTATCAACGATGAAGACTTTTATGTTAGATTTGCTTGCAGCCTCTTCCAGTCGCATAAATAATCTTTCTCTTCGTGCTTTAAAATCACATTCCAAATCAAAATCAATTCTTGCTCTGATTAGGTTTTCGGAAAATTCATATCGTTTTGTACATTCTTCATTGGAATATCTATCGCATAGTTGGGACATATTCATTTCATAATCGAAGTACATTACTTTTTCGCCACCTTTGGCAATCTCTTCTGCTATTTGAAGTGCAAGTAAGCTTTTACCACAATTTGTTTCTCCGAATAAAATGGTAAGTTCCTTTTCAAACCATAAATTCTTATATAACGCTTTGCGTTTTTCTTCTTTCATACCCTCATTAATAATCTCATTCATAGTGCTGTAATCAAATACAGTCTCGTTATTATCTATTTTCATTATTCTGATTTTATTCGTTTTACAATATCATTTATTATCGTTTGAGCTCTTTCGATATTGCAAAGATATAGCTATGAAATGGGCTAATAACTACTATTTTGCGAGTTGAGTCTGTATTGTTCAGATATACAGCGTGTTATGAATAAGCAGGGGATTTTACAGGGGATTTTGGGGAGAAATTGAGGGGATTTCAGGGAAGGAGGATGGGGTTTTAGGGGCAGGAGTGATTGTTGAAGTACTGAGTTTACTTACTCAGTACTATTAAAGCGGTTAATAATGTTCTTCATATCTTGAAAGGATGTAATCTTAAAGATTTCTGTTCCAATCTCAATATAGCCATTAATATTCTTATTTGGCTCTTTTTCAAACAACTCTTGAATTGATACTTCTAGTGCTATGGCAATCTTCTCCAAAATGGCTACGGAAGGATTTCCATTAATATGGTTAGATAATCCTACTCTATTAATTCCCATTTTGTCAGCCAATGTCTGAACAGTCATTCCTTTTTCTTTGATAACTTCTTTTATTCGTAGTCCCATAACTCTTCTTTTGTATTATGTATGCAAATATACGTTTAGTTTTAAATTGTATATTGATTGCAATACATAAAAGAAGTTAATGTAGTTCTAATAATATACATTTTTATTTTGATATGTATATTGAAAGCGCTACATTTGTAGTGTAATAAGTAATCAATAACACTACGATTTATGAGACGATACAATAAGCAACAAGTAATGAAAGATGCCCATAGATTATATGGTAGTGAGTTTCATAGAAAAGGTCGTTCTTGGAGTGAATGTCTGAGAGCAGCTTGGGGTTGGGAACATGATGCTGTTAGAGCTCGTGAAGAAAAAGCAGCAAAGCTTGATGCTATGATTGCAGGGAGCTGGATTGCACATAAAGAGGGAGTAGACCAAAGAAGAGATGAAAGAGCTTGGGAGAGAGGTCTCACAAGTGATGAAATATCAAAAGCAATGGGCTATGGTACTGGTCGATATTGTGGAGATTGAAATATTCACTTCTGTAACTTTTGAATATGAATTGATTATCAGTGATTTAATGACAAATAGGTTTGTGTTAGATTCAAAAACGATAGATTTCCATTAAAAGAGAATATTATGAGTTTAAAGAACAGTTATGTAACAAGTGATTATATAGAGTGGGACACAATGCTTTCGTTAGTCAGAAAGTTGTACCGTGATAAGGAATACCGTTTTTCTCTATTGATTGGCTGTGGCTCTTTCTTCGGATTACGTATATCAGATATTCTCGCTCTTACGTGGTCTATGTTATTAAATGATGAAAAGTTTGTTATCATAGAAAAGAAAACGGGAAAAAGACGTGAAATAAAAATCAA containing:
- a CDS encoding SRPBCC family protein, which encodes MTKFESSVKVIPYSQERVYEKLADLSNLEAIKDRLPEDKVKNMSFDTDTLSFNVDPVGQLTLRIIEREPSKCIKFETTNSPLPFNMWIQLVAVSEEECKLKVTIGLEINPFMKAMVQKPLNEGLEKMADMLSMIQY
- the argH gene encoding argininosuccinate lyase, which gives rise to MAQKLWEKSVEVNKDIERFTVGRDREMDLYLAKHDVLGSMAHITMLESIGLLTKEELAQLLTELKDIYASAERGEFVIEEGVEDVHSQVELMLTRRLGDVGKKIHSGRSRNDQVLLDLKLFTRTQIREVAEAVEQLFHVLIRQSERYKNVLMPGYTHLQIAMPSSFGLWFGAYAESLVDDMLFLQAAFKMCNKNPLGSAAGYGSSFPLNRTMTTELLGFDSLNYNVVYAQMGRGKMERNVAFALATLAGTISKLAFDACIFNSQNFGFVKLPDECTTGSSIMPHKKNPDVFELTRAKCNKLQSLPQQIMMIANNLPSGYFRDLQIIKEVFLPAFQELKDCLQMTTYIMNEIKVNEHILDDDKYLFIFSVEEVNRLAREGMPFRDAYKKVGLDIEAGHFSHDKQVHHTHEGSIGNLCNDEISALMQRTIEGFNFQGMEQAEKTLLGRK
- a CDS encoding helix-turn-helix domain-containing protein → MKGEADITPEKEKAHQLYKEGKSYREIAKIIGKSDKTIKKWIEEYEEYCAKHEANEEVENEFSEVDSAEMRSAE
- a CDS encoding AAA family ATPase → MKIDNNETVFDYSTMNEIINEGMKEEKRKALYKNLWFEKELTILFGETNCGKSLLALQIAEEIAKGGEKVMYFDYEMNMSQLCDRYSNEECTKRYEFSENLIRARIDFDLECDFKARRERLFMRLEEAASKSNIKVFIVDNITCLHPNLSDTEQAARFTIEFRTFMNKLGASILLLGHSPKLQSKGVITLDRLGGSKQISNFIDACFCIGKTTGEINKVYIKQLKARSCPITLHEGRVLVCSIEKRDDCFIEFKEEGYADEKNY
- a CDS encoding helix-turn-helix domain-containing protein yields the protein MGLRIKEVIKEKGMTVQTLADKMGINRVGLSNHINGNPSVAILEKIAIALEVSIQELFEKEPNKNINGYIEIGTEIFKITSFQDMKNIINRFNSTE